ACATCGTCTGGAAAACGAGCACCACGCCGGTTAAGGACGCGGCGGGCCTCGCCATCATGCCGACCACCGCCTTCAAGGAAATCCACGGCTGCGACGTGCTGTTCGTGCCCGGGGGACCGGGCCAGCTCGAGCTGATGGAGGATCGGGAGACCCTCGGCTTTCTCCAGGAGATGGCGGCCGGCGCGCGCTATGTGACGTCGGTCTGCACCGGCTCGCTGATCCTCGGTGCCGCCGGGCTGCTGAAGGGATACCGCGCCACCTGCCACTGGCTGTCGCTGCCGCAGCTCGCCCACCTCGGGGCGATCCCGGTGGAGGAGCGGGTGGTGGTGGACCGCAACCGCCTCACCGGCGCCGGCGTTTCCTCGGGCATCGACCTTGCGCTGGCTCTGGCGATCGAGATTGCCGGAGCGGACGAGGCGCGGCGCATCACCCTCGCCATCGAATACCAGCCCGAACCGCCCTTCCCGCCCCGCGACAAGGAGGATCCCCGCCTTGTGGAGGAGGTGCGTGGCCGGACGCAGGGCTTCCAGGACAGACGCGACGCCGTCGCCCGCCGCATCGGCGCGCGGCTCTGACACCCGAGGGGGACTGAACCATGAAGCTCTATCGCTACCTCACCGGCCCGGACGACGCCGCCTTCTGCAAGCGCGTGTCGGCCGCCCTCAACCGGGGCTGGCAGTTGCACGGCGCGCCGACGCTGACCTTCGACAGCGTGCAGGGGCGCGTCATCTGCGGTCAGGCGATCGTCAAGGAGGTGGAGGGCGAGTGGTCGGACGCGGTGGTGCTCTCAGAGCACTGAGGCCGTGGACGCGGCTGCGGATACGGCTGGGGATCAGGCCGTCGTCGCCTCGGCCGCGGCGGCATGGCCCGGCATGAGCACGATGGACACGTCCACCTCGTCGCCCGCCTCGCGGAATTCCCGCTTCACCGACTCGGTGAGCTTGGCCACCACCGCGCGGGCGTGGGCGACCGTCCAGTCGCTCTCGAAACCGAGATGCAGCTCCACGAACATCTTGCCACCAAACTGGCGGGTGCGGATGTCGCCCAGTTCGTCGAAGTCGTCGAAGTGGGTGGTCAGCACCTTGAGGATGCGCAGCTGCCCCGCCTCGTCGATGGCCTGGTCGAGCAGCGAGGCGACCGAGTTCGAGAGCATGGCGTAGATATTGTAGATCATGAACCCGATGACCACGAACGAACCCATCGGATCGAGGTAGTACAGGATCGGGATGTTGTTGAAGATCGACAGGATCACCGTGACGGTGAACACCGAGCCCGAGGCGATGGCCGAGACAAGGTGAACGCGGGCCTGCGCGGCCAGCACCGGCGAATGGGTCTCGTGGGCGAGGCGGGTCGCCTTGCGGTTCAGGATCACATTGCCGATCACCGCCAGCGCCGCCACGAAGAGGCCAAGCTCGGCGCCGTCCACGCCCTCCGGATGCATCACGCGGATGATGGCGCGGGTGCCGGCGATGACCACCAGAATGGTCTGCAGCAGCGCGATCATCAGCTCCGCGAGGTTTTCGAGCTTGCCGAGGCCGTAGGCATATTTGCCGGCATGGGCATTATGGGCGAGCTTCAGCACCAGCCAGCAGGCGGTGAGCGCGGTGAGGTCGAAGGAGGTGGCGAGGAGGTCCGTGAGGATCGCCGCCGAATTGGTGAGCGTCGCGGCGAGGATGTAGAAGGGGAAGAGGCAGGCCGTGAAGATCATGGCCTGAAATGACAGCTTCTGGCTCGCCGAACCCGACACGAACGCCCCCTCTTTCCGCTTCGCCTTCCGGAGCGGCCCAGCACCTCTCCGGAACGCACCCATGAGGACCATGAGGGGGGCATGCGTCAAGCCGAACCGGCATTGCGGCCGCAATTCGGCACCTTCTCCCTTCGGCCTGTTGCGTCGCACCCACGCGCTCTGCAACATGCGCCGACAAACGGGGGGACCCTAGATGAGCAAGACCAACCGGGGCAATTTCTTCGAGGATTTCAGCGTCGGCCAGGTGATCCGCCATGCGACGCCGCGCACCGTGACGGTGGGTGACGTGAGCCTCTACAGCGCCCTGTACGGCACCCGCTTCGCGGTCCAGTCGGCCGACACCTTCGCCCAGGACATCGGCTATCCCGCCGCCCCGGTGGACGACCTGCTCGTGTTTCACACCGTGTTCGGCAAGACGGTGCCGGACATCTCCCTCAACGCCGTGGCGAACCTCGGCTATGCCGGCGGGCGCTTCCTCGCTCCGGTCTATCCGGGCGACACCCTCACAGCCGTCTCCGAGGTCATCGGCCTCAGGGAGAATTCCAACGGCCAGAGCGGCGTCGTCTATGTCCGCTCGGTGGGTTTCAACCAGGACGGCGCGGAGGTGCTGGACTATGTGCGCTGGGTGATGGTGCGCAAGGCCGACCCCTCCCTCCCCGCCCCCGAGCCGGTCGTCCCCACCCTTCCGGCCGCGCTGGCGCCCGATGCGCTCGGCGGTGCCGTGCCGGTGCTCGACATCGAGGGCTGGCGGGATGACCTCTCCGGCTCCACCGCCCGGTTCTCGGACTATGCGGTTGGCGAGCGTATCGATCATGTGGACGGCATGACGGTGGAGGAGGCGGAGCACATGATCGCCACGCGCCTCTACCAGAACACGGCGAAGGTCCATTTCAACCAGTTCACCGAGGGCCAGGGCCGCTTCGGCCGCCGCCTGATCTACGGCGGGCATGTGATCTCGATCGCCCGCGCCCTGTCGTTCAACGGCCTCGCCAACGCCTTCCACATTGCCGCCATCAACGGCGGCCGGCACGTTGCGCCGCTGTTCGCGGGCCTGACCGTGCATGCTTGGAGCGAAGTGCTGGACGCGCAGGAGCTGCCGGGCCGCGACGACGTGGGCGCGCTGCGCCTGCGTACGGTCGCGACCAAGGACCAGCCGACCGCCGACTTCCCCCTGAAGGCGGAGAACGGCGATTACGACCCGAGCGTAATCCTCGATCTCGACTACTGGGCGCTGATCCCGCGCTGACCGGCCGCGCCGGACGCCGCCCCGGCAGAAGCTGAAGGCGGCGCAGCGCTGGCGCCTTGTGGCTTGGCAGCGGACGCCGGCGGCTTGGCTGCCGGTGGCTTGCCCCCGTCGGCCGGCGTGGCGCTCGCCGGAGCCGGCTTGGCCGCCGCGCCGGACGCGGCAGGCTTCGGCTTCGGCTTGCGCGGGGGCACGACGGGTGGCGGGGCGGCGGGCAGACCGCCATAGACCGACATGAAGCGCCAGATCTCCTCGCCGGCATCGATGTCGTGACTGCGCAAGCCGAGAAACGGCGTCGCAAGGTCCGGCTTAGTCTCGACCATGGCCGGGGACTGGTGGCCGCCGCGCTCGATGGTGATGAGTTCCACGGCGCTGCCGTCCCGGCATTCATCCCAGCGGCTGACGACGGCTGTGGTGCCGTCGCCGGGCGCGAGGTCGGGCAGCTTGCTGGCCTTGGCCGGCCCGCATCCGTCGAGCGCGGCGTAAAGGCGGGCGCTGTCGGGCGCCGAGAGGGTCGAGCCCAGCGGCGTCCAGAAGCCGCCATAGCCGATCACAGAATCCCCCGTGCCGTGAATGAACTGGATGGAGATCGGCCGCGAGGGCTGGCACTCTTCCCTGTAATTGGCAGGGGCGGTGGACATGATGGCCGAGTAGGCGGCGAACAGCTCGGTGTGTTCGCAGGCCATGCGCTGCACCATGAAGCCGCCGTTGGAGATGCCGGTGAGATAGATGCGGTTCGGATCGGCGAAGCCGTCCGCCGCCAGCCGCCGCGCCAGCGCCACCAGGAACGCCACGTCGTCGCCCGGCCGCAGCATCATCTTCAGCCGCATGGCTGCCGGCCGCCCGTCGTTCCATGTGCGGCCCTCGCCCTCCGGATACACCGCGACAAAGCCGTGCTTCGCCGCTGCGTCGTCGAGGCCGAAATAGGCGCGGAAGCTCTCCGGGGTCTGCGCCGCGCCGTGGAGCGCGATCACCGTGGGCGCCGGCGTGGTCACGCCGTCGGGCGTCACCACCACATAGCGGCGGGTCTCGCCGTTGACCGACAGCCGCAGGTCCTTGACCGATTCCGCGAGGACGGGTGTAGACACGGACCAAATGAGGAACAAAAAGAGACTGGCCAGGAACATCCATCGACCAGCGGCGCCCCGCCGCAGCCACGATTGCCGCAGGTCTAAAGTCGGAGCTTGGCGTACGGGTGGGCCTTGAAAAGAGGCGGCAGAAACGGTCATGAGCCCAATAAGCCTCTTGAAATAAATGAACTTTATTGCGACCGCCACCCTCGTCAGCAGATGCAGGCTTGCCTTGCGAATACGGCGACGGCGGGGCGGAGGTGTGTCATCACGGACACACATTGAGCCCCTCCGTTGTCATTTTGATCTAGATCAAACTGAACAAGGCCGCTCGGGAGGAAGTCTTTCCCATCAGTTACCTCAAAGGGTTTTTGGGAGCGGGGCATGTCGAAGCTCGGACTTGGTATCATTCTCGCGGCGGGGCTCAGCGCCCTCGTTGCCGGCAGCGCGTCCGCCGCCGATCTGTCCACCCCGGTCTACAAGGCCCCGGCGGTCGAGGAGCCCCTGAGCCCCTGGCAGATCCGCGTGCGTGCCCTTTACGTGGTGCCGGAGGCCGGCGGTTCGGTGACGGGCATTCCCGGTTCCGACCTCTCCATCTCCAACTCGGTCGTTCCCGAACTCGACATCACCTATTACTTCACGAAGAATATCGCCGCCGAACTCATTCTCGGCGTGACGCCCCACGACATCGATGGCGCGGGGACCATCGCCGGTCTCGGCCAGGTGGGCAAGGTGTGGCTGCTGCCCCCCACCCTCACCCTGCAGTACCACTTCACCGACTTCGGCCCCTTCAAGCCCTATATCGGTGCCGGTGTGAACTACACCGCCTTCTTCAGCCAAGAAGCCACCAACCCGGCCTTCGCCTCGCTGAAGGTCAACGATGCGTGGGGCTTCGCCCTGCAGGCCGGCTTCGACTGGATGTTCGATCGCCACTGGGGCATCAACGTCGACGTGAAGAAGATCTTCCTGCAGCCGGACTTCCTGCTCCAGACGGTCGGCGGCGCCTACCTGCAGGGCAGCGCGCAGATCAATCCCTGGATCTTCGGCACGGGCGTGACCTACCGCTTCTGACCGATCGATCCGATCGCATCGAGAAAACGCCGGGCCTGCCCGGCGTTTTTTTTTCGCCTCCGCCGAAGGGAGGTCTGCCACCCTCAAGGGTCCGCTGCCCTTCCGATAGGAGCGCGGCCTTCGGATTCTGGCTTGCGGAGCGTTGGCACCGCAACAATCGGTCGCTACAAGCGCCGCTATAGGACGATCATCCAATTGCCTGCCGCTGCGTATCGATCTTTAAAGCCACCCAAGGTGCTTTGGAATCGTTGCGAAGAGACGACGATTGAGATACCTGATCGATCGATTTTTTAGGAGGAGGCCCCATGGCCGACAGCCCTCAGCGCATTGATCGCCCCCTATCGCCACACCTACAGATCTACCGTCCGCTGTTCACGATGATGATGTCCATTGTGCATCGCATCACGGGCGTCGGCCTGTATTTCGGCATGGCGATCCTCGTCTGGTGGCTGCTTGCCGCGGCAACCTCCCCCTCGGCCTACGGCACGTTCAGCGCGGTGGCGGGTTCTCCCATCGGCCTTCTCGTGCTGTTCGGCTTCACCTGGGCTCTGCTGCACCACGCCCTCGGCGGCGTGCGGCATTTCATCTGGGACTTCATCCACGGCTTCGGCCCGCAGGAGCGCGTGCTGCTCGCCAAGGCCACGCTGGCCGGCTCGGTGGTGCTCACCGTCGTCGTCTGGATCATCGGCCTTGCGCTGAGGGGCTGAGGAGAACGCCATGAGCACCCCCCATTCCGGTCATGCCCCCATGCGCACACCGCTCGGCCGCGTCCGCGGCCTCGGCGCCGCCAAGTCGGGCACCGAGCACTTCTTCACCCAGCGTCTCACCGGCGCGGCGAACCTGCTGCTCTCCATCGCCTTCATCATCATCGTGATCTCGGTGGCGGGCCAGAGCTACGCCGCGGCCCGCGCGACGCTCGGCCAACCCCTGGTGGCCGTCATCATCCTGCTCACGCTGCTTTCCGTAACCACCCACATGCGCATCGGCATGCAGGTGGTCATTGAGGACTACGTGCACGCCGAAGGCCTCAAGGTGCTGCTCATCGTGGCCAACACCTTCTTCAGCATTGCCGTTGCCCTCGCCGGCGCCTTCGCCGTGCTCAAGATCAGCCTGGGAGGCTGACACATGGCCGATACCGCAACGAACGGGGCCGCCGCGCCCGGCATCAACGGCGCCGCCTACCCCATCGAGGATCACACCTACGACGTGCTCGTGGTCGGCGCCGGCGGCGCGGGCCTGCGTGCCGTGGTGGGCTGCTCCGAGGCGGGCCTGCGCACGGCCTGCATCACCAAGGTGTTCCCCACTCGC
The nucleotide sequence above comes from Xanthobacter flavus. Encoded proteins:
- a CDS encoding DJ-1/PfpI family protein, translated to MPAAPPPPPPLRIVMLAYPDMTQLDLTGPFEVFARLPGAKIDIVWKTSTTPVKDAAGLAIMPTTAFKEIHGCDVLFVPGGPGQLELMEDRETLGFLQEMAAGARYVTSVCTGSLILGAAGLLKGYRATCHWLSLPQLAHLGAIPVEERVVVDRNRLTGAGVSSGIDLALALAIEIAGADEARRITLAIEYQPEPPFPPRDKEDPRLVEEVRGRTQGFQDRRDAVARRIGARL
- a CDS encoding DUF1737 domain-containing protein, coding for MKLYRYLTGPDDAAFCKRVSAALNRGWQLHGAPTLTFDSVQGRVICGQAIVKEVEGEWSDAVVLSEH
- a CDS encoding cation diffusion facilitator family transporter yields the protein MSGSASQKLSFQAMIFTACLFPFYILAATLTNSAAILTDLLATSFDLTALTACWLVLKLAHNAHAGKYAYGLGKLENLAELMIALLQTILVVIAGTRAIIRVMHPEGVDGAELGLFVAALAVIGNVILNRKATRLAHETHSPVLAAQARVHLVSAIASGSVFTVTVILSIFNNIPILYYLDPMGSFVVIGFMIYNIYAMLSNSVASLLDQAIDEAGQLRILKVLTTHFDDFDELGDIRTRQFGGKMFVELHLGFESDWTVAHARAVVAKLTESVKREFREAGDEVDVSIVLMPGHAAAAEATTA
- a CDS encoding MaoC family dehydratase, translating into MSKTNRGNFFEDFSVGQVIRHATPRTVTVGDVSLYSALYGTRFAVQSADTFAQDIGYPAAPVDDLLVFHTVFGKTVPDISLNAVANLGYAGGRFLAPVYPGDTLTAVSEVIGLRENSNGQSGVVYVRSVGFNQDGAEVLDYVRWVMVRKADPSLPAPEPVVPTLPAALAPDALGGAVPVLDIEGWRDDLSGSTARFSDYAVGERIDHVDGMTVEEAEHMIATRLYQNTAKVHFNQFTEGQGRFGRRLIYGGHVISIARALSFNGLANAFHIAAINGGRHVAPLFAGLTVHAWSEVLDAQELPGRDDVGALRLRTVATKDQPTADFPLKAENGDYDPSVILDLDYWALIPR
- a CDS encoding alpha/beta hydrolase family esterase, which translates into the protein MSTPVLAESVKDLRLSVNGETRRYVVVTPDGVTTPAPTVIALHGAAQTPESFRAYFGLDDAAAKHGFVAVYPEGEGRTWNDGRPAAMRLKMMLRPGDDVAFLVALARRLAADGFADPNRIYLTGISNGGFMVQRMACEHTELFAAYSAIMSTAPANYREECQPSRPISIQFIHGTGDSVIGYGGFWTPLGSTLSAPDSARLYAALDGCGPAKASKLPDLAPGDGTTAVVSRWDECRDGSAVELITIERGGHQSPAMVETKPDLATPFLGLRSHDIDAGEEIWRFMSVYGGLPAAPPPVVPPRKPKPKPAASGAAAKPAPASATPADGGKPPAAKPPASAAKPQGASAAPPSASAGAASGAAGQRGISAQ
- a CDS encoding OmpW/AlkL family protein, with amino-acid sequence MSKLGLGIILAAGLSALVAGSASAADLSTPVYKAPAVEEPLSPWQIRVRALYVVPEAGGSVTGIPGSDLSISNSVVPELDITYYFTKNIAAELILGVTPHDIDGAGTIAGLGQVGKVWLLPPTLTLQYHFTDFGPFKPYIGAGVNYTAFFSQEATNPAFASLKVNDAWGFALQAGFDWMFDRHWGINVDVKKIFLQPDFLLQTVGGAYLQGSAQINPWIFGTGVTYRF
- the sdhC gene encoding succinate dehydrogenase, cytochrome b556 subunit; this translates as MADSPQRIDRPLSPHLQIYRPLFTMMMSIVHRITGVGLYFGMAILVWWLLAAATSPSAYGTFSAVAGSPIGLLVLFGFTWALLHHALGGVRHFIWDFIHGFGPQERVLLAKATLAGSVVLTVVVWIIGLALRG
- the sdhD gene encoding succinate dehydrogenase, hydrophobic membrane anchor protein; the encoded protein is MSTPHSGHAPMRTPLGRVRGLGAAKSGTEHFFTQRLTGAANLLLSIAFIIIVISVAGQSYAAARATLGQPLVAVIILLTLLSVTTHMRIGMQVVIEDYVHAEGLKVLLIVANTFFSIAVALAGAFAVLKISLGG